One part of the Quercus lobata isolate SW786 chromosome 7, ValleyOak3.0 Primary Assembly, whole genome shotgun sequence genome encodes these proteins:
- the LOC115951920 gene encoding uncharacterized protein LOC115951920 translates to MELEQVLWLSSGGGGGVSTSQFQGGYAFYHGLQILEATNNSDIQIQQPIEIIDLENDSNGETVTNKGCFDHIAITKSDTFNDLMEAILRFEKNTKCIDETNHNEAQAEVRKVSKKLKALNFRASLLKIGIWEEVAEQVEGLIVRCYFAKEKLAWEISRKQSLKKKIEIKWSDILAIRAKIMEDGTGVLEIELNRPPSFYEESTPIPRQHTIWNISSDFTGGQALNYRMHYLEFPPGVLEKYYKKLLESNELLMLSQNPFLSLSSPYFNCNFSGAKRKRAISSSTNHMYNGEHGMDNHDYLSSSSMHSQSRSWQPPHQVSYGNLMMHRPREGWNNSL, encoded by the exons ATGGAGCTCGAGCAGGTTTTGTGGTTGAGcagtggcggtggtggtggtgtctCTACTTCTCAGTTTCAGGGAGGCTATGCCTTttatcatgggcttcaaatcttAGAAGCCACTAATAACAGTGACATACAAATACAACAACCTATAGAGATTATTGATTTGGAG AATGATTCAAATGGTGAAACTGTTACGAACAAGGGTTGTTTTGATCACATAGCAATTACAAAGTCCGACACTTTCAATGATTTGATGGAGGCGATTCTAAGATTTGAAAAAAACACTAAATGTATTGATGAGACTAATCATAATGAAGCTCAAGCCGAAGTTAGAAAGGTTTCTAAGAAGTTGAAGGCTTTAAACTTTCGAGCATCATTACTCAAAATTGGCATATGGGAG GAAGTTGCTGAACAGGTAGAAGGGTTGATTGTAAGGTGTTACTTTGCAAAGGAAAAACTGGCTTGGGAAATTTCTCGAAAGCAatctttgaagaaaaaaattgaaataaagtggTCTGATATTTTAGCGATTAGAGCTAAAATTATGGAAGATGGTACTGGAGTTCTAGAAATTGAG CTTAATAGGCCCCCTTCATTCTATGAAGAGAGTACTCCGATTCCAAGACAGCATACTATATGGAATATTAGTTCAGACTTCACTGGTGGTCAAGCACTTAATTAtag GATGCATTATCTTGAATTTCCTCCAGGAGTCCTTGAAAAATACTACAAGAAGCTCCTAGAAAGCAACGAGTTGTTAATGCTGAGCCAAAACCCTTTCTTAAGTCTAAGTTCTCCCTACTTCAACTGCAATTTCTCGGGTGCAAAAAGGAAACGTGCAATTAGCAGTAGTACAAACCACATGTACAATGGAGAACATGGGATGGATAATCATGATTACTTGAGTTCAAGTTCCATGCATTCGCAGTCTAGGAGTTGGCAACCTCCTCACCAAGTTTCTTATGGGAATTTGATGATGCATCGACCCCGGGAAGGCTGGAATAACTCATTGTAG
- the LOC115953484 gene encoding probable serine/threonine-protein kinase PBL7, which produces MGCFTVLKSKKKKSEHNVYMKRASHNDHSPTVLPEPQIQTRSLQSAPPSFRTRVKPIQPVNKITSNRTRALSAPSTLDAAEQDALSSVEYDEQDESKYRTGSIKEQRSPSPQPLPLPSQRTAALKTTGSFKSVTSSGPLFSGPLPLPPTGTLRNFSFDEIAAACHHFSSDRCVSEGLSSFIYKASFGDDGSKKFEATITRLHPSTQGLKDFINEVNTIASLHHPNLCKLLGYHARDGSEQRMLVYERLFHGGLDRLLYGRSDGPPIDWNTRMKIALCAAQGLTFLHEEGPFQAMYNEFSTSNIQIDKDFSAKLSGYGCVGHIPEMEISNNSVAVANLSVETVEKGLLTPKSNVWSFGVVLLEILTGRKNLDSRHPKEERNLVKWSRPFLADDCRLSLIMDPHLKGRFPTKAARTVADIAQRCLLKDPSERPTMRAIVEHLKIIQDMKYSCRFPLQEPATIAGKQMSRSPSLNGIIMPAPRSSFSPSPPSRAQPSISPTRRPALPLSLPPRACSSTLSLEELERQESRKSSSSSIRRASVEGF; this is translated from the exons ATGGGGTGTTTCACAGTTTTGAAGAGTAAGAAGAAAAAGTCTGAGCACAATGTTTATATGAAACGTGCTAGCCATAACGATCATTCGCCCACTGTGTTGCCGGaaccccaaatccaaacccGGTCCCTACAGTCTGCACCCCCAAGTTTTAGGACCAGAGTGAAACCAATTCAACCAGTTAACAAAATCACCAGTAATAGAACAAGGGCATTATCTGCTCCGTCGACTCTTGATGCTGCAGAGCAAGATGCTCTTTCATCAGTTGAATATGATGAACAGGATGAGTCCAAGTATCGAACTGGATCAATAAAGGAACAACGTTCACCAAGTCCTCAACCTCTTCCTCTACCATCGCAACGCACTGCTGCACTAAAAACTACCGGAAGCTTCAAGTCAGTTACTAGTAGTGGCCCTCTCTTTTCTGGACCATTGCCACTGCCTCCTACAGGAACTCTGAGGAACTTTTCATTTGATGAAATTGCTGCTGCTTGCCATCATTTCTCGTCAGATCGATGTGTTTCAGAAGGTCTTTCTTCCTTTATCTATAAAGCTTCATTTGGAGATGATGGTTCAAAAAAGTTCGAAGCAACTATTACTCGCCTTCACCCATCCACTCAG GGTTTAAAGGATTTTATTAACGAGGTAAATACAATTGCATCTTTGCATCATCCTAATCTTTGTAAATTGCTTGGTTACCATGCACGTGATGGTTCCGAACAAAGAATGTTAGTATATGAGAGGCTCTTTCATGGAGGATTGGATCGGCTACTCTATGGGAGATCAGATGGTCCTCCCATTGATTGGAATACAAGAATGAAAATTGCTTTATGCGCTGCACAAGGTCTTACTTTCTTGCATGAAGAAGGGCCTTTCCAG GCCATGTACAATGAATTTTCAACTTCCAACATACAGATTGACAAAGATTTTAGTGCAAAGCTTTCAGGATATGGTTGTGTTGGCCACATTCCTGAGATGGAGATCTCTAATAATTCTGTT GCAGTGGCAAACCTTTCAGTGGAAACAGTGGAGAAAGGATTGCTCACCCCAAAAAGCAATGTTTGGAGTTTTGGAGTTGTTCTTCTAGAAATACTTACTGGCCGGAAGAATCTTGATAGCCGTCATCCCAAGGAAGAGAGGAATTTAGTCAAATGGAGCCGGCCTTTCCTAGCTGATGACTGTCGACTATCACTGATCATGGACCCTCATTTGAAAGGCCGTTTCCCAACCAAAGCAGCCAGGACAGTCGCTGACATAGCTCAAAGATGTCTTCTGAAGGATCCATCAGAAAGACCCACCATGAGAGCCATCGTTGAACACCTCAAAATCATACAAGACATGAAGTATTCCTGTCGTTTTCCTCTACAAGAACCTGCAACCATTGCTGGAAAGCAAATGTCAAGGTCACCGAGTCTCAATGGAATCATTATGCCAGCTCCCAGGTCAAGTTTCTCGCCATCTCCGCCATCAAGAGCCCAACCATCGATTTCCCCTACTAGACGACCAGCTCTGCCATTGTCTCTTCCTCCACGTGCGTGTTCCTCCACCCTTTCGTTGGAGGAGCTTGAACGACAGGAAAGCcgaaaatcatcatcatcatctatcCGGAGAGCTAGTGTTGAAGGTTTTTGA